Within the Terriglobia bacterium genome, the region CGGGCCGGTTGTACCGTCGGTGTCACGCGAGTCCGAGAACCTTGCGGACACCGTACCAGGGGCAATCCGGGCGGTGCTGCTCGAGATCGTGGGGATCGCTGGACTCGATGCGGGCATTGCAGAAGCGACAGAGACCCATCTCGAAGTCCACTGCTCTGCGGTCATCGGAAACCAGTTCCATGACCAGGTCCATGACTTTTTCATCTGCCAAAGTTGCCATTAGCTGACTCCCGAGATTGCAGCTAAGCTGCGGTAAAGAATTGGAATGGAATGCGGTGGATACCGCGTGCAACGGAGTCGATTGGCCGTGGGGTCTAGCGGATCAGCGCGCACTCAAGCTCGAACAGCGGAACACCCGAGGTGAGGGCGTGGGTCACCTCATGCCTGAGCGCGGCAAACACGATACCTGCCGGCGGGCTGGCCAACGCAAAAAGCGCAGCCACGGGCACCAGCAGTTCGATGAGCGGGAGGTCCTGGAGGTCCTGCAAGTCCCATGCGGTCCCGTTCACCGCCGCATAGATAGCGATGGTGGACGGCAACAGGAACACCGCAACCGTGGCAATAACCATCAGCCCTGAGAGGACGCGCACGAACTGCCCCCTGAACTCCAGAGGTAGGAGACCCTAACTCCGGGGGAAAGCAAAGTCAACGGCTGTTCTGCGGTTGCTTAGGCGCTGACCAGCTTTTCCTGATTGCCGGTGAGGCGCTCAATCATGGCCAGAGTCCGGGCGAAGTCCGAAATCGGCAAGTTGACGAATTCCAGCCCCATCCTTTTGCCGTGGGTGTGGCGAACCACGGCGCGCAGGCTCAAAAGATCGGTTTTCGAATTGCGCGAACGGAAGCGGAGTACCAACTCCGTTCCCGCGGGGTATGCGGTCTCGCCGACGATCCCGATGCCGCCGGCACTAACGTCCACCAACTCGCCGGTGATGAGTTCGTCGTTGGTTCCGTAGCGAAGGGCGAGGTTTACCGGAATGCGCGGATTGGAGCGGCGGTCGGAGAGTGGTGAATTATCGCTCATGGCAATTCGTTAACACTAGAACAGTCCGAGTCATCCCGCAAATGACGTAAGTAACTGCAGTGGGTGGACTTACGGCGACCCGCATGGGGAAAGCGGTGCCATGCTTGGGAGCCCACGTGGTGAAGAGGCTGGGCGTGGCGGAAGTGTCGGGGCCCACGCAACAAGGCAATCGCCGGAGCCGCGCAAAGTGCGGTTTTGAATGCGATTTGCACAATCGGAAAATGCGCCAAGCCGCGTCAGCAGCGGCTCCCCATCGCTGTTGAAAACTGCTGCTGCACCACGGCAGTTGCATACGGCTGTGAATGAGCTGCACTCGATTGAAAACAAAGCAGATACAGTCCTACGAAAATCGTTGACTTAAGAATACAGGAGCGTAAAAGGACACTCGTTCTTTGACATTTCTTAAGTTTCTCCGGTTGGTGGTGAGTCCGGGGCTGAAGCCACAGTCACCGTCCACGCTCTCGAGGCGGATGGGACGGAGGGCAGGCGACGGTCTATAGCGAGCTGCTGGTCGAGGGGAACGAGAAACACGTCGAAGGCAAGATAGAGTCCCGAGGCGTTACCCGGTTTTTCCGGTTGGTGGTAAGCCCGGAGCCCGAGCTGAGGCGCAAGCTTCTTAATGATCGCGCCAGCGCGACCCGCAAGGAAGTGCTGGAGGCAGGTCGGCAAGGGTCTACAAGCGAGCTGCTGGTCGAGAGGAACAGGGTAACAGCACCTCGGGACTCTTAATTTGTTGACCTCCTACCTACGCGTACGATTCCCGAAATAGGCCCATAGCCGGGCGCCCAGCCGGTCTATAATCTGCGCCACACTCGGGGGCGACTCAGTCCTACCGCACCACGGCAACCAAGGAAGAATGGCACTCACAGCGGGCGCACGTCTGGGACCGTACGAGATTCAGGGCTCTATTGGCGCGGGGGGCATGGGCGAGGTGTACCGCGCCCTGGACACGCGGTTGAGCCGCGCCGTCGCGATCAAGATCCTTCCCTCCGATTTCTCCGCCGACGCCAGCCGCCTACAACGCTTTGCGCAGGAAGCGCAGCTGCTGAGCACGCTGAACCACCCCAACATCATGGCCGTGTACGACGTCGGCGAGCAGGACGGCATCCCCTACCTCGTCTCGGAACTGCTCGAAGGCGAAACCCTCCGGGAACGGATGGAGCGAGCGCCGCTTCCCCTGCGCAAGGCGGCCGAGTACGCAGTCCAGATGGCGCACGGGTTGGCGGCTGCGCACGAGAAGGGGATCATCCATCGCGACCTGAAACCGGAGAATGTCTTCATCACCACGGACGGAAGGATCAAGGTCCTGGATTTCGGTTTGGCGAAGGGGACGCGGCATGGGGCCGCCGCGGCCGGAGATGCGACCCAGGCCACGGTCGCAAGCCAACCGGGCCTGGTCCTGGGTACCGTCGGGTACATGTCCCCGGAGCAGGTTCGGGGCAAGCCCGCCGACGCGCGGTCAGACCTCTTCAGCTTCGGCACGGTGTTGTACGAAATGATTTGCGGGCAGCGCGCCTTTCACGGCGATTCCTCGGTCGAGGTGATGAATTCGATCCTGAAAGAGGACCCGCCCGAACTGGCGACCGCGGAACGGAAGGTGCCTCCGGCGCTGGAACGGATCATCCGTCGCTGCCTGGAAAAAAACCCGGAGGAGCGCTTTCAGTCGGCGCGCGACGTGGCCTTCGCGTTGGAAGCGATCTCGGGCACGAGTGAATCGAGTTCGGCGCAGCCTGCGCTGACGGCCGTGGTCCCAGGCCGTTGGCGAAAATTTGCCATGGTGTCAGCCCTTTTGGCCATTGCGTGCGCGCTCTCCTACGTCGTGGGATCGCGGACGAGTTCCACACCAGTCGCGGAAAACG harbors:
- a CDS encoding PilZ domain-containing protein, which gives rise to MSDNSPLSDRRSNPRIPVNLALRYGTNDELITGELVDVSAGGIGIVGETAYPAGTELVLRFRSRNSKTDLLSLRAVVRHTHGKRMGLEFVNLPISDFARTLAMIERLTGNQEKLVSA